From the genome of Flavobacterium ovatum, one region includes:
- a CDS encoding sulfatase-like hydrolase/transferase yields MSKSHFLVASLFACSAVFTVNMYAQKQSNQKPNIIVVLTDDQGWADVGFNGATDIPTPNLDRIAKEGVIFSNGYVSHPYCSPSRAGLITGRYQARFGHDCNIAEDGLNNPTVGTPLSEKMIPEALKAQGYRTSAIGKWHLGDHPSLYPNNQGFDYWFGFPGGAMNYWGEAKNEIQTIYRNGVKVPEDELTYLTDDFTDETIKFINQKDKKPFFIYLAYNAPHAPDHATKQYLENTKHIEYGGRSVYAAMVNGVDNGVRRIDSTLIANKMKDNTIIVFLSDNGGRAELADNRPNRGHKGMLFEGGIKVPFFITWPNGLKANQKYENVVSSLDLFPTFLDAAGADYKKEKQLDGTSLLPYITGKNNGKPNDLLFWRSVGGFEYAVRKGDYKLYKSAYKNKTLLFDLKKDALERYDIADKNPAIIAQLEKEYTAWDAKNMAPGWVDPHAEHVIKEEKELQATRQKSLRKK; encoded by the coding sequence ATGTCAAAATCACATTTTCTAGTTGCCTCTTTATTTGCATGCAGTGCTGTTTTTACAGTCAATATGTATGCGCAGAAACAAAGCAATCAAAAGCCAAATATCATTGTTGTTTTAACAGATGATCAAGGTTGGGCTGATGTTGGTTTCAATGGAGCCACAGATATTCCAACACCCAATTTGGATCGAATAGCCAAAGAAGGAGTGATTTTTTCTAATGGTTATGTGTCGCATCCGTATTGTAGTCCTTCCCGTGCGGGATTAATTACAGGGCGTTATCAAGCTCGTTTTGGTCACGATTGTAACATTGCCGAAGATGGGTTGAACAACCCAACAGTTGGGACACCACTGTCTGAAAAGATGATTCCCGAAGCTTTAAAGGCACAAGGATATAGAACGAGTGCCATCGGAAAATGGCATTTAGGCGATCATCCTTCCCTTTATCCAAACAACCAAGGCTTTGATTACTGGTTTGGTTTTCCTGGAGGAGCAATGAATTATTGGGGAGAAGCCAAAAACGAAATTCAAACGATTTATCGCAATGGTGTAAAAGTTCCTGAAGATGAATTGACCTATTTGACAGATGACTTTACAGATGAAACCATCAAATTCATCAATCAAAAAGACAAAAAGCCATTCTTTATTTATTTGGCTTACAATGCACCGCACGCACCAGATCATGCGACAAAACAGTATTTAGAAAATACCAAACATATTGAGTACGGTGGTCGCAGCGTGTATGCAGCCATGGTAAACGGAGTAGATAACGGAGTTCGTAGAATTGATTCGACCTTGATTGCCAATAAGATGAAAGACAATACGATCATCGTGTTTTTAAGTGATAATGGCGGTAGAGCCGAGTTGGCAGACAACCGACCAAATCGTGGTCACAAAGGAATGTTGTTTGAGGGTGGAATTAAAGTACCATTTTTCATCACTTGGCCAAATGGTTTGAAAGCCAACCAAAAATATGAAAACGTAGTCTCGTCTTTGGATTTGTTTCCAACCTTTTTAGACGCTGCCGGTGCTGATTATAAGAAAGAAAAACAATTGGACGGAACAAGTTTATTGCCTTACATCACAGGAAAAAATAACGGTAAACCAAATGATTTACTTTTCTGGCGTTCGGTTGGTGGTTTTGAATATGCTGTTCGAAAAGGAGATTACAAATTGTATAAAAGTGCATACAAAAACAAAACCTTACTTTTTGATTTGAAAAAAGATGCTCTAGAACGTTACGATATCGCAGACAAAAATCCCGCTATCATTGCACAATTAGAAAAAGAGTACACAGCATGGGA
- a CDS encoding glycoside hydrolase family 2 TIM barrel-domain containing protein — translation MKNKIFLAVLFLSVGLFAQQNDWENPAVNHINKLEARATFYSYENEALAKQDQREKSAWFKSLNGDWKFNWVPKPADASTTFQELNFNTSSWKTIDVPSNWEMRGYGIPIYTNSTYPFFSDFPFINHSDNPVGHYVKSFEMNDTWKDKDVILHFGGVSSAFYVWVNGEFVGYSEDTRLPSEFDITKHLKKGQNKIAVKVYRWSDGSYLEAQDHWRMSGIEREVFLQAVPKVRLSNFVVRTDLDDKYENATLQIRPTFEANIVNKYIEKVGHFGDDPLYTTVDDWTLSTQLLDANGQVVGDKKTIKLKEYFGESYPQRDNVDFAMIETEVKSPRKWSAEDPYLYTLLFSVQDDKGNPIQFTSTKVGFREVKIDGRGRFLVNGNPVKMIGVNRHDHHMTNGKALSRADMEKDVQLLKQFNFNAVRTSHYPNDPYFYDLCDQYGIYVMDEANLESHGIRGKLANQPLWAATYLERAIKMVQRDVNHPSVVIWSLGNESGMGPNHAAMSAWIKEFDPTRYVHYEGAQGDHTDPRYQKKFNSKMANPTDPKWVDMLSRMYPTPQELQDLMDQTSFDTRPVVMCEYAHSMGNSTGNMKEYWDVIYKNDRALGGYIWDWIDQGVVKKDKNGKEFFAYGGDFGDTPNSGSFCINGIITADRKPKPATYECKYVNQPVVISATDASKGNFNILNRHHAVDLSQYDLVWNLTENGQSIQSGTIPSLNTKPFATEAFAVNFKNIKFKEDAEYFITIQGKLKNNTVWESKGYVVFEEQFEINNPKKNESDKEAKAFSLDTKETAQEVVVQNKAIEVVVNKKSGFVTKLNTNGVEVLASPLKPNFWRAETENDEAYRNAKKLKAELDWMKAGERFEVQNVKVNTSDDKNVVVTVKGAIANPKSDLTLTYTIQGNGKLKVDYTVSIDTKAPNVPKIGMQFDTNNQLENLTYFGKGPFENYQDRNVGSKVGLYSGKVNTLDQSYIYVEDYGNRTDTRWFQLVNKAGKGFMVNQGDKLLNFSVQPYATMNLQEAKHTNELIERNVFTVNVDLIQMGVGGDDTWSKRAESHPQFLVKPNTYSYSFYISSK, via the coding sequence TTGAAAAATAAAATCTTTCTTGCCGTCCTATTTTTAAGTGTTGGTTTGTTTGCGCAACAAAACGATTGGGAAAATCCCGCTGTGAATCATATTAATAAACTCGAAGCGAGAGCTACTTTTTATTCGTATGAAAATGAAGCTTTGGCTAAACAAGATCAAAGAGAAAAATCAGCTTGGTTCAAATCTTTGAATGGTGATTGGAAGTTCAATTGGGTGCCGAAACCCGCCGATGCTTCAACTACTTTTCAAGAGTTAAATTTTAATACTTCTTCATGGAAAACCATTGATGTGCCTTCAAACTGGGAAATGCGTGGGTACGGAATTCCGATTTACACGAATTCGACATATCCGTTTTTTAGTGATTTTCCGTTTATCAATCACAGCGATAATCCTGTTGGACATTATGTGAAATCTTTCGAAATGAATGATACATGGAAAGACAAGGATGTGATTCTACATTTTGGAGGGGTTTCTTCTGCCTTTTATGTTTGGGTTAATGGAGAGTTTGTAGGCTATAGCGAAGACACTCGCTTACCATCTGAATTTGATATTACCAAACATTTGAAAAAAGGACAAAATAAAATTGCTGTAAAAGTGTACCGCTGGTCAGACGGAAGCTATTTGGAAGCACAAGATCACTGGCGTATGAGTGGTATAGAGCGTGAAGTGTTCTTGCAAGCAGTGCCAAAAGTGAGACTGTCTAATTTTGTTGTTCGAACAGACCTTGATGATAAATATGAAAATGCTACGTTGCAAATTCGTCCAACGTTTGAAGCCAATATTGTTAATAAATATATTGAGAAAGTCGGACATTTTGGCGATGATCCGTTGTACACAACGGTTGATGACTGGACATTATCGACACAATTATTAGATGCAAACGGTCAAGTTGTAGGCGATAAAAAAACAATCAAATTAAAAGAATATTTTGGGGAATCTTATCCACAAAGAGACAATGTAGATTTCGCAATGATTGAAACAGAGGTAAAATCACCTCGAAAATGGTCTGCAGAAGATCCATACTTGTACACCTTGTTATTTTCTGTTCAAGATGACAAAGGAAATCCGATACAATTTACCAGTACCAAAGTAGGTTTTAGAGAAGTTAAAATTGATGGCAGAGGTCGCTTTTTGGTCAATGGAAATCCAGTAAAAATGATTGGAGTGAACCGTCATGACCATCATATGACCAATGGTAAAGCGCTTTCTAGAGCCGATATGGAAAAAGACGTGCAGCTGTTGAAACAGTTTAACTTTAATGCCGTACGTACTTCTCATTATCCAAACGATCCCTATTTCTATGATTTGTGTGACCAATACGGAATCTATGTTATGGACGAAGCCAATCTAGAATCACATGGTATTCGAGGAAAATTGGCCAACCAACCGCTTTGGGCAGCCACTTATTTAGAAAGAGCGATTAAAATGGTGCAACGTGATGTAAATCATCCGTCGGTGGTGATTTGGTCGTTAGGTAACGAATCGGGAATGGGACCAAACCATGCTGCTATGTCGGCTTGGATTAAGGAATTCGACCCAACACGCTACGTTCATTATGAAGGAGCACAAGGAGACCATACAGATCCTCGTTACCAAAAGAAGTTTAATTCAAAAATGGCCAATCCTACAGATCCAAAATGGGTAGATATGTTGAGTCGAATGTATCCAACACCTCAGGAATTGCAGGATTTAATGGATCAAACTAGTTTTGATACTCGACCGGTAGTGATGTGTGAATACGCACACTCAATGGGGAATTCAACTGGAAATATGAAGGAATATTGGGATGTGATTTACAAAAATGACAGAGCTTTGGGAGGTTATATTTGGGATTGGATTGACCAAGGAGTAGTGAAGAAAGATAAAAACGGTAAAGAATTTTTTGCCTATGGTGGCGATTTTGGAGATACACCCAATTCTGGTAGTTTTTGTATAAACGGAATTATTACTGCCGATAGAAAACCGAAACCAGCAACTTACGAGTGTAAATATGTCAATCAACCTGTGGTGATTTCTGCAACGGATGCTTCAAAAGGGAATTTCAATATCCTTAACCGTCATCATGCTGTCGATTTATCACAATATGATTTGGTTTGGAATCTTACTGAAAATGGACAATCAATTCAATCTGGAACGATTCCAAGCTTGAATACCAAACCGTTTGCTACGGAAGCATTTGCTGTTAATTTCAAGAACATAAAATTCAAAGAAGATGCAGAATATTTTATTACCATTCAAGGAAAATTAAAAAACAATACAGTTTGGGAGTCGAAAGGCTATGTTGTTTTCGAAGAGCAATTCGAAATCAATAATCCTAAGAAAAACGAATCGGATAAAGAAGCAAAAGCATTTTCTTTAGATACCAAAGAAACGGCTCAAGAAGTGGTTGTTCAAAACAAAGCGATTGAAGTGGTTGTGAATAAAAAATCAGGTTTCGTAACCAAATTAAACACCAATGGAGTAGAAGTATTGGCAAGTCCATTAAAGCCAAATTTTTGGAGAGCCGAAACTGAAAATGATGAAGCCTATCGTAATGCCAAGAAATTGAAAGCGGAATTGGACTGGATGAAAGCAGGAGAACGTTTTGAAGTACAAAATGTAAAAGTAAACACTAGCGATGATAAGAATGTCGTGGTAACGGTAAAAGGTGCTATTGCAAATCCAAAATCGGACTTAACATTAACCTACACCATTCAAGGAAACGGAAAACTAAAAGTAGATTACACCGTATCAATTGATACTAAGGCACCAAATGTTCCTAAAATTGGAATGCAGTTTGATACCAATAATCAATTGGAGAACCTTACTTATTTTGGAAAAGGGCCTTTCGAAAATTACCAAGATAGAAACGTTGGGTCAAAAGTAGGCTTGTACTCTGGTAAGGTGAATACTCTGGACCAATCCTATATTTACGTAGAAGATTATGGTAATCGCACAGACACAAGATGGTTTCAATTAGTAAATAAAGCAGGTAAAGGATTCATGGTAAATCAAGGGGATAAACTACTTAATTTTAGTGTTCAGCCATATGCTACAATGAATTTACAAGAAGCCAAACATACTAATGAATTGATCGAAAGAAATGTATTTACAGTTAATGTTGATTTAATTCAAATGGGAGTTGGAGGAGATGATACTTGGTCGAAAAGAGCAGAATCTCACCCTCAGTTTTTAGTTAAACCAAACACCTATAGTTATTCCTTTTATATTAGTTCAAAATAA
- a CDS encoding right-handed parallel beta-helix repeat-containing protein yields the protein MAYKRKLLIPLILVFFNSFAKDIYVSKDGNDANAGTLISPYLTITKAANVAVAGDVVYIRQGTYQEVLKPINSGSVGQPIIFQSYPGEQVILSAMKALSGWTKTTGSIYKTTVPFTVLGQQNFIMNDNTALTLARWPNKTSADPFVLNSIRNTGGSSKDVSTGAFLTESSIPSYNWTGGAVFFYGDKTGSGWTAWKSKITSSSSGKVNFNLIFNEEWVRTYHAPADLGDFYLEGVKEALDYQNEWYYDESTKELFVQLPNGTAPVDGQIKMRSNIEAINLKDKSYIQIKNIAVFGGTINMEDSTTWQATNGNSRTTNNLLYGVTSLYGNHTQGISTSSRTSMASINLQGSNNVIEKCEVAFNAAAGIQVRGNSIKIINNYIHDFDYLSTYDAPLVIRGITNCIIKNNTIFNGGRDAIQYAGTNNEIAYNDISHSNLLADDCALFYTVGKQLGTEIHHNWFHDATGRGNLYKAAGIYLDNDAEGFKVHHNVVWNVEWTNIQINWNGKDIDVFNNTLCKAGKGTMGAWHQAGTAFSNVNVWNNITDKQATSAGGQETETTWEPQSDKQNNIISKESFVNWENNDFHLKENAPAVDYGRIITGYTDGYKGASPDAGAYELGDNWVPGINWDPKLSPNGLGCYGLPGENCLNLPKSDQDKDGVADEYDLCPNTPIGIAVNTTGCPVFTLAADNFTVLATAEQCASSNNGSISITSKVTNFPFTAKIEGTTIQQNFTANTIFENLQAKDYSVCITTTADANYKQCFDVKITEPKDLSVFSKIDDTKQTLKLDLSGGETYKIVLNNVTTITKEEEISLGLNAGKNTLIVTTDKDCQGIYEKDILINDQITVFPNSVKDVFTIEFPFEIKDLVTYRIISSNGQVVRENKQKIANSVLEVNIENLEYGIYFLSVMSEAINYNCKIIKQ from the coding sequence ATGGCGTATAAAAGAAAGTTACTCATACCTTTAATTTTGGTTTTTTTCAATTCTTTTGCGAAAGATATTTATGTCTCAAAAGATGGAAACGATGCAAATGCTGGTACACTTATTAGTCCCTATTTAACCATTACAAAAGCAGCAAATGTTGCTGTTGCTGGTGACGTTGTCTATATAAGACAAGGAACGTATCAAGAAGTGCTTAAGCCTATCAATTCTGGTTCGGTGGGGCAACCTATTATTTTTCAATCTTACCCTGGGGAGCAAGTAATTCTATCAGCGATGAAAGCGCTTTCGGGTTGGACAAAAACTACAGGTTCCATTTATAAAACTACAGTTCCTTTTACTGTTTTGGGACAGCAAAATTTTATAATGAACGATAATACAGCTCTAACTTTGGCTAGATGGCCAAACAAAACAAGCGCAGATCCATTTGTCCTAAATTCAATTAGAAACACAGGAGGAAGTTCAAAGGATGTGAGCACTGGTGCTTTTTTGACCGAAAGTTCCATACCAAGCTATAATTGGACTGGCGGCGCTGTTTTCTTTTATGGCGATAAGACTGGATCAGGGTGGACCGCTTGGAAAAGTAAAATTACTAGCAGCTCTAGTGGAAAAGTAAATTTTAATCTTATTTTCAATGAAGAATGGGTTCGTACCTATCACGCACCAGCCGATTTAGGTGATTTTTACTTAGAAGGCGTTAAAGAAGCACTGGATTATCAAAATGAATGGTATTATGACGAGAGTACAAAGGAGCTTTTTGTACAACTTCCTAATGGTACAGCACCGGTAGATGGTCAAATTAAAATGCGTTCTAATATAGAAGCCATTAATTTGAAAGATAAAAGTTATATTCAGATTAAAAATATAGCCGTTTTTGGTGGTACCATAAATATGGAAGACTCTACAACTTGGCAAGCAACAAATGGCAACAGCCGTACCACAAATAATTTGCTTTATGGAGTAACTTCATTATATGGAAATCATACGCAAGGTATTTCTACTTCATCTCGAACTAGTATGGCAAGTATAAATCTTCAGGGATCAAATAATGTTATTGAAAAATGTGAAGTTGCTTTTAATGCAGCTGCTGGTATACAAGTTAGAGGTAATAGTATTAAAATTATAAATAATTATATTCATGATTTTGATTATTTATCAACTTATGATGCGCCACTTGTAATAAGGGGGATTACTAACTGTATAATTAAGAATAATACTATTTTTAATGGAGGTCGAGATGCTATTCAATATGCTGGAACAAATAACGAAATAGCATACAACGATATTTCTCATTCCAACTTACTAGCAGATGATTGTGCACTTTTTTATACCGTAGGGAAACAATTAGGTACGGAGATTCATCATAATTGGTTTCACGATGCAACTGGAAGAGGCAATTTATACAAGGCAGCGGGTATTTATTTGGATAATGATGCTGAAGGATTCAAAGTCCATCATAATGTTGTTTGGAATGTAGAGTGGACGAACATTCAAATCAATTGGAACGGTAAAGATATTGATGTGTTTAATAACACACTTTGCAAAGCAGGTAAAGGAACAATGGGAGCATGGCATCAAGCTGGAACAGCCTTCTCAAACGTAAATGTATGGAACAACATCACAGATAAACAAGCGACTTCTGCTGGTGGACAAGAAACAGAAACTACATGGGAACCTCAATCGGATAAGCAAAACAATATTATAAGCAAAGAGTCTTTTGTAAATTGGGAAAATAACGATTTTCATTTAAAAGAAAATGCTCCTGCCGTGGATTACGGAAGAATTATCACAGGCTATACAGATGGATATAAAGGAGCTAGTCCAGATGCTGGTGCTTACGAACTAGGCGACAACTGGGTTCCTGGTATTAATTGGGATCCTAAATTGAGCCCGAATGGCTTAGGTTGTTATGGATTGCCAGGAGAAAATTGCCTCAACTTACCTAAAAGTGATCAGGATAAAGATGGTGTTGCAGATGAATATGATTTATGTCCTAATACACCAATAGGTATTGCAGTAAATACTACTGGCTGCCCTGTTTTTACTTTGGCTGCTGATAATTTTACTGTTTTGGCAACAGCAGAACAATGTGCTAGTAGTAACAATGGGTCTATTTCTATAACTTCTAAAGTTACGAATTTTCCGTTTACAGCAAAAATTGAAGGTACTACAATCCAACAAAATTTTACTGCAAATACTATTTTCGAAAACTTACAAGCCAAAGATTATAGTGTATGTATCACAACTACAGCTGATGCAAATTATAAACAATGTTTTGATGTGAAAATCACTGAACCTAAAGATTTATCTGTTTTTTCAAAGATTGATGATACAAAGCAAACTTTAAAACTTGATTTGTCAGGAGGGGAGACCTACAAAATTGTTCTGAACAATGTAACTACAATAACCAAGGAAGAAGAAATATCTCTAGGGCTTAACGCAGGTAAAAATACACTTATAGTAACTACAGACAAAGATTGTCAAGGTATTTATGAGAAAGATATTTTAATTAATGATCAAATAACTGTTTTTCCAAATTCAGTAAAAGATGTATTTACAATTGAATTTCCTTTCGAAATAAAAGATCTTGTTACCTATAGAATAATAAGTTCAAACGGGCAGGTAGTTCGTGAAAACAAGCAAAAAATAGCAAATAGTGTACTAGAAGTTAATATCGAGAATTTAGAATATGGTATATACTTTTTAAGTGTAATGTCTGAGGCTATTAATTATAATTGTAAAATAATCAAACAATGA
- a CDS encoding sulfatase-like hydrolase/transferase, translated as MRFSYFTLFAVLFFMKPNSTIGQKITSKKPNIVFIFTDDQTYSSIHALGNKEIQTPNMDALVQNGTTFTHAYNMGSWSGAICVASRAMLISGRSVWKANEYIEKNKKADTAPETWGKLMQKQGYETYLTGKWHVDVPVGKVFTHTKDVRGGMPADAWEHGKMVRQFDSISKIPGANPRALMPNGYSRPESENDHSWLPYDTSKGGHWKGGTHWSVVLKDDAIAFIDQAKTKKDPFFMYLAFSAPHDPRQAPKEYQEKYPLSKLTIPKSYLPEYPFKDAIGNGPSLRDEALAPFPRTEFAIKTHMQEYYASITYADEQIGLILDALKKSGKMDNTYIIFTADHGLAMGRHGLIGKQSLFDHSIRAPFVVVGPNIPKNKRIDEDIYLQDAMATSLELAGAVKPSYIDFHSFLDLATGKTKKSHYKEIYGAYLDLQRMIRKDGYKLLVYPKISKVLLFDLNKDPEEMTDIAGLPANKSKVKALFQDLLKVQKEMEDPLDISPIYKTL; from the coding sequence ATGAGATTCAGCTATTTTACTTTATTTGCAGTGTTATTTTTTATGAAGCCAAATTCTACAATTGGTCAAAAGATAACTTCTAAGAAACCCAATATCGTTTTTATTTTTACAGACGATCAAACCTATTCTTCAATTCACGCACTTGGGAATAAAGAAATCCAAACTCCTAATATGGATGCTTTGGTTCAAAACGGAACCACCTTTACACATGCTTATAATATGGGTTCCTGGAGTGGTGCCATCTGTGTTGCTTCAAGAGCAATGTTGATTTCGGGTCGTTCGGTTTGGAAAGCAAATGAATATATCGAAAAAAATAAAAAAGCAGATACAGCTCCTGAAACTTGGGGGAAACTGATGCAGAAACAAGGATATGAAACCTACTTGACAGGAAAGTGGCATGTTGATGTTCCTGTTGGAAAAGTATTTACACACACCAAAGATGTTCGTGGCGGAATGCCAGCAGATGCTTGGGAACATGGGAAAATGGTTCGTCAATTTGATTCGATTTCCAAAATACCTGGAGCCAATCCTAGAGCGTTGATGCCTAACGGGTACAGCCGTCCAGAGAGCGAAAACGACCATTCGTGGTTGCCTTACGATACTTCAAAAGGAGGACATTGGAAGGGTGGAACGCACTGGAGTGTTGTTTTAAAAGACGATGCGATTGCATTTATTGATCAAGCAAAAACCAAAAAAGATCCTTTCTTTATGTATTTGGCATTTAGCGCACCGCACGATCCACGCCAAGCACCAAAAGAATACCAAGAAAAATATCCATTAAGCAAATTAACGATTCCGAAAAGTTATTTACCAGAATATCCTTTTAAAGATGCAATTGGTAATGGACCTAGTTTAAGAGACGAAGCATTAGCCCCTTTTCCAAGAACCGAATTTGCAATCAAAACACATATGCAAGAGTATTATGCAAGCATTACTTATGCCGATGAGCAAATAGGTCTTATTCTTGATGCCTTGAAAAAATCGGGTAAAATGGACAATACCTATATCATTTTTACTGCTGATCATGGTTTGGCAATGGGACGCCACGGTTTAATTGGGAAACAGAGTTTGTTTGATCATAGTATCCGAGCTCCTTTTGTAGTAGTGGGGCCAAACATTCCTAAAAATAAAAGAATAGACGAAGATATTTACCTTCAAGATGCCATGGCAACGTCATTGGAATTGGCTGGAGCGGTAAAACCAAGTTATATTGATTTTCATAGTTTCTTAGATTTGGCAACTGGTAAAACCAAAAAAAGTCATTACAAAGAAATTTACGGAGCTTATCTCGATTTGCAACGTATGATTCGAAAAGACGGTTATAAATTATTGGTCTATCCAAAAATCAGTAAAGTATTGTTGTTCGATTTGAACAAAGACCCAGAAGAAATGACTGATATTGCAGGTCTTCCTGCAAATAAAAGTAAAGTGAAAGCATTGTTCCAAGATTTACTCAAAGTTCAAAAAGAAATGGAAGATCCTTTGGATATTTCACCAATTTATAAAACATTATAA